A single window of Nyctibius grandis isolate bNycGra1 chromosome Z, bNycGra1.pri, whole genome shotgun sequence DNA harbors:
- the HABP4 gene encoding intracellular hyaluronan-binding protein 4 isoform X1, whose translation MMKGTVGSQVAAIMQESFGCAVANRFYQLLDDESDPFDILREAERRQQQRKKRDEAAAAARRAGPGGRAGVGKRESQRERKQPGSPPAPGGLLPPGQKRAPKRVEQQGVNNRGAEVKQDRTEWRQSFREYRSYETERQAEFTVERNKNLTRNLLFRPLERLDCERPIRGRGRGRGGMRGRGRGGGINRNFDGFDQTGKREFERQSGNDKVGVVKAADKKGGSGARNWGTVKDDISAMEQTAPVEETAETAEQPGASEGEPLNKIAEGEPMEEVVQEMTLDEWKNLQQQNRPKPEFNIRKPESTVPSKAVVIHKSKYSDDLQKDDFEDDSHIFRRPVNDITSQLDINFGSLPRPGRGSRGARGGRGRGRRVEETGPQPEVVVQVVAPNPDDPEDFPALA comes from the exons ATGATGAAGGGGACGGTGGGCAGCCAGGTGGCTGCCATCATGCAGGAGAGCTTCGGTTGTGCCGTCGCCAACCGCTTCTACCAGCTCCTGGACGACGAGTCGGACCCCTTCGACATTCTGCGCGAGGCCGAGCGCCGCCAGCAGCAGCGCAAGAAGCGCGACGAGGCGGCGGCAGCCGCCAGGAgagccggtcccggcggcagggcGGGCGTCGGCAAGAGGGAGTCGCAGCGGGAGCGCAAGCAGCCCGGGAGTCCCCCCGCGCCCGGCGGGCTGCTGCCACCCG gCCAGAAGCGAGCACCTAAGCGGGTGGAACAGCAAGGAGTCAATAACAGAGGAGCAGAGGTGAAACAAGACAGAACTGAATGGAGACAGTCTTTCAGAGAATACCGTTCCTATGAAACAGAAAGACAAGCAGAATTCACAGTGGAAAG GAACAAAAATCTGACTAGAAATCTTCTTTTTAGACCACTTGAAAGATTAGACTGTGAAAGGCCAATAAGAGGTCGTGGCAGAGGAAGAGGTGGAATGCGAGGTAGAGGAAGAGGTGGTGGAATAAATAGAAATTTTGATGGCTTTGACCAAACAGGAAAACGGGAATTTGAAAGGCAAAGTGGGAATGATAAAGT GGGAGTAGTGAAAGCAGCTGACAAGAAGGGTGGAAGTGGAGCTCGCAACTGGGGAACAGTTAAAGATGATATAAG TGCGATGGAACAGACTGCTCCTGTGGAAGAGACTGCAGAAACAGCTGAGCAGCCAGGGGCATCTGAAGGAGAGCCTCTAAACAA AATTGCTGAAGGAGAGCCAATGGAAGAAGTAGTTCAAGAAATGACGTTAGATGAGTGGAAAAATCTTCAGCAACAGAATCGACCAAAGCCTGAATTCAACATCCGGAAGCCAGAATCCACTGTTCCTTCCAAAGCAGTGGTGATTCACAAGTCAAAATATAGTGATGAT TTGCAAAAAGATGACTTTGAAGATGACTCTCACATCTTTCGAAGACCAGTGAATGACATAACATCTCAGCTGGATATTAATTTTGGGAGTCTTCCTCGCCCTGGCCGTGGATCAAGAGGAGCACGAGGTGGTCGTGGTCGTGGTAGACGAGTTGAGGAGACAGGACCTCAACCAGAAGTAGTG GTGCAGGTTGTTGCTCCAAATCCTGATGATCCTGAGGATTTTCCAGCTTTAGCTTGA
- the ZNF367 gene encoding zinc finger protein 367 isoform X1, which translates to MAERLPSGPPVIFCQDSPKRVLVSVIKTTPLKPSLRGGGEDPAPAPPVPTSPGFSDFMVYPWRWGENAHNVTLSPGGTAAPSGLPPPRGGTGRTPAGDEEEARSPSSSGGRHRHLKDGIRRGRPRADTVRDLINEGEHSSSRIRCNICNRVFPREKSLQAHKRTHTGERPYLCDYPDCGKAFVQSGQLKTHQRLHTGEKPFVCSENGCLSRFTHANRHCPKHPYARLKREELTDRLSKKQTADNKAVAEWLAKYWETREQRAPALKTKTIQKTDQEQQDPMEYLQSDEEEDEEKNSAHSAARRRRLQEQRERMHGALALIELANLAVAPMRQ; encoded by the exons ATGGCGGAGCGGTTGCCGTCGGGCCCCCCAGTGATTTTTTGCCAGGACTCCCCGAAGCGCGTCCTGGTTTCAGTTATCAAAACCACCCCGCTCAAACCCTCCTTGAGGGGGGGTGGCGAAGATccggcgcccgccccgcccgtCCCCACTAGCCCCGGCTTCAGCGACTTCATGGTCTACCCCTGGCGCTGGGGCGAGAACGCCCACAACGTGACCCTCAGCCCCGGCGGCACCGCCGCGCCCTCgggcctcccgccgccccgcgggggAACGGGCAGAACCCCCGCTGGGGACGAGGAGGAAGCAAGGAGCCcgagcagcagcggcggcaggcACCGACACCTGAAG GATGGGATAAGGCGCGGCCGGCCGAGAGCTGACACCGTCCGCGACCTGATCAATGAAGGAGAGCACTCTTCCAGCAGGATACGTTGCAATATCTGCAACAGGGTCTTTCCGCGAGAGAAATCGCTGCAGGCCCACAAACGAACTCATACCG gtGAAAGGCCTTATTTGTGTGACTACCCAGATTGCGGGAAAGCCTTTGTTCAGAGTGGGCAGCTCAAAACTCACCAGCGTCTCCACACAGGGGAGAAACCTTTCGTCTGTTCAGAGAATG GCTGTTTAAGCAGATTCACGCATGCAAACCGTCATTGCCCCAAACATCCATATGCCCGACTGAAGAGGGAAGAGCTCACAGACAGGCTGAGTAAGAAGCAGACGGCTGACAATAAGGCTGTGGCTGAGTGGCTAGCAAA GTACTGGGAGACTAGAGAGCAGCGTGCTCCTGCTTTGAAAACtaaaacaatccagaagaccGATCAGGAGCAGCAGGACCCAATGGAGTATCTTCAGTctgatgaagaggaggatgaagagaaaaacagtgctCACTCAGCtgctcgccgccgccgcctccagGAACAGCGTGAACGCATGCATGGCGCGCTGGCTCTCATTGAGCTCGCAAACCTAGCTGTGGCACCGATGCGACAGTAG
- the HABP4 gene encoding intracellular hyaluronan-binding protein 4 isoform X2 has protein sequence MMKGTVGSQVAAIMQESFGCAVANRFYQLLDDESDPFDILREAERRQQQRKKRDEAAAAARRAGPGGRAGVGKRESQRERKQPGSPPAPGGLLPPGQKRAPKRVEQQGVNNRGAEVKQDRTEWRQSFREYRSYETERQAEFTVERPLERLDCERPIRGRGRGRGGMRGRGRGGGINRNFDGFDQTGKREFERQSGNDKVGVVKAADKKGGSGARNWGTVKDDISAMEQTAPVEETAETAEQPGASEGEPLNKIAEGEPMEEVVQEMTLDEWKNLQQQNRPKPEFNIRKPESTVPSKAVVIHKSKYSDDLQKDDFEDDSHIFRRPVNDITSQLDINFGSLPRPGRGSRGARGGRGRGRRVEETGPQPEVVVQVVAPNPDDPEDFPALA, from the exons ATGATGAAGGGGACGGTGGGCAGCCAGGTGGCTGCCATCATGCAGGAGAGCTTCGGTTGTGCCGTCGCCAACCGCTTCTACCAGCTCCTGGACGACGAGTCGGACCCCTTCGACATTCTGCGCGAGGCCGAGCGCCGCCAGCAGCAGCGCAAGAAGCGCGACGAGGCGGCGGCAGCCGCCAGGAgagccggtcccggcggcagggcGGGCGTCGGCAAGAGGGAGTCGCAGCGGGAGCGCAAGCAGCCCGGGAGTCCCCCCGCGCCCGGCGGGCTGCTGCCACCCG gCCAGAAGCGAGCACCTAAGCGGGTGGAACAGCAAGGAGTCAATAACAGAGGAGCAGAGGTGAAACAAGACAGAACTGAATGGAGACAGTCTTTCAGAGAATACCGTTCCTATGAAACAGAAAGACAAGCAGAATTCACAGTGGAAAG ACCACTTGAAAGATTAGACTGTGAAAGGCCAATAAGAGGTCGTGGCAGAGGAAGAGGTGGAATGCGAGGTAGAGGAAGAGGTGGTGGAATAAATAGAAATTTTGATGGCTTTGACCAAACAGGAAAACGGGAATTTGAAAGGCAAAGTGGGAATGATAAAGT GGGAGTAGTGAAAGCAGCTGACAAGAAGGGTGGAAGTGGAGCTCGCAACTGGGGAACAGTTAAAGATGATATAAG TGCGATGGAACAGACTGCTCCTGTGGAAGAGACTGCAGAAACAGCTGAGCAGCCAGGGGCATCTGAAGGAGAGCCTCTAAACAA AATTGCTGAAGGAGAGCCAATGGAAGAAGTAGTTCAAGAAATGACGTTAGATGAGTGGAAAAATCTTCAGCAACAGAATCGACCAAAGCCTGAATTCAACATCCGGAAGCCAGAATCCACTGTTCCTTCCAAAGCAGTGGTGATTCACAAGTCAAAATATAGTGATGAT TTGCAAAAAGATGACTTTGAAGATGACTCTCACATCTTTCGAAGACCAGTGAATGACATAACATCTCAGCTGGATATTAATTTTGGGAGTCTTCCTCGCCCTGGCCGTGGATCAAGAGGAGCACGAGGTGGTCGTGGTCGTGGTAGACGAGTTGAGGAGACAGGACCTCAACCAGAAGTAGTG GTGCAGGTTGTTGCTCCAAATCCTGATGATCCTGAGGATTTTCCAGCTTTAGCTTGA
- the ZNF367 gene encoding zinc finger protein 367 isoform X2 has product MAERLPSGPPVIFCQDSPKRVLVSVIKTTPLKPSLRGGGEDPAPAPPVPTSPGFSDFMVYPWRWGENAHNVTLSPGGTAAPSGLPPPRGGTGRTPAGDEEEARSPSSSGGRHRHLKDGIRRGRPRADTVRDLINEGEHSSSRIRCNICNRVFPREKSLQAHKRTHTGCLSRFTHANRHCPKHPYARLKREELTDRLSKKQTADNKAVAEWLAKYWETREQRAPALKTKTIQKTDQEQQDPMEYLQSDEEEDEEKNSAHSAARRRRLQEQRERMHGALALIELANLAVAPMRQ; this is encoded by the exons ATGGCGGAGCGGTTGCCGTCGGGCCCCCCAGTGATTTTTTGCCAGGACTCCCCGAAGCGCGTCCTGGTTTCAGTTATCAAAACCACCCCGCTCAAACCCTCCTTGAGGGGGGGTGGCGAAGATccggcgcccgccccgcccgtCCCCACTAGCCCCGGCTTCAGCGACTTCATGGTCTACCCCTGGCGCTGGGGCGAGAACGCCCACAACGTGACCCTCAGCCCCGGCGGCACCGCCGCGCCCTCgggcctcccgccgccccgcgggggAACGGGCAGAACCCCCGCTGGGGACGAGGAGGAAGCAAGGAGCCcgagcagcagcggcggcaggcACCGACACCTGAAG GATGGGATAAGGCGCGGCCGGCCGAGAGCTGACACCGTCCGCGACCTGATCAATGAAGGAGAGCACTCTTCCAGCAGGATACGTTGCAATATCTGCAACAGGGTCTTTCCGCGAGAGAAATCGCTGCAGGCCCACAAACGAACTCATACCG GCTGTTTAAGCAGATTCACGCATGCAAACCGTCATTGCCCCAAACATCCATATGCCCGACTGAAGAGGGAAGAGCTCACAGACAGGCTGAGTAAGAAGCAGACGGCTGACAATAAGGCTGTGGCTGAGTGGCTAGCAAA GTACTGGGAGACTAGAGAGCAGCGTGCTCCTGCTTTGAAAACtaaaacaatccagaagaccGATCAGGAGCAGCAGGACCCAATGGAGTATCTTCAGTctgatgaagaggaggatgaagagaaaaacagtgctCACTCAGCtgctcgccgccgccgcctccagGAACAGCGTGAACGCATGCATGGCGCGCTGGCTCTCATTGAGCTCGCAAACCTAGCTGTGGCACCGATGCGACAGTAG